One region of Manis pentadactyla isolate mManPen7 chromosome 9, mManPen7.hap1, whole genome shotgun sequence genomic DNA includes:
- the CNIH2 gene encoding protein cornichon homolog 2: protein MAFTFAAFCYMLTLVLCASLIFFVIWHIIAFDELRTDFKNPIDQGNPARARERLKNIERICCLLRKLVVPEYSIHGLFCLMFLCAAEWVTLGLNIPLLFYHLWRYFHRPADGSEVMYDAVSIMNADILNYCQKESWCKLAFYLLSFFYYLYSMVYTLVSF, encoded by the exons ATGGCGTTCACCTTCGCCGCGTTCTGCTACATGCTCACCCTGGTGCTGTGCGCCTCCCTCATCTTCTTTGTCATCTGGCAC ATCATAGCCTTTGACGAGCTGCGGACCGACTTCAAGAACCCCATCGACCAGGGGAACCCAGCGCGGGCA CGCGAGCGTTTAAAAAACATCGAACGCATCTGCTGCCTCCTGAGGAAG CTGGTGGTCCCAGAATATTCCATCCACGGCCTCTTCTGTCTGATGTTTCTCTGTGCAGCAGAGTGGGTGACCCTGGGCCTCAACATCCCCCTCCTCTTCTACCACCTCTGGAG GTACTTCCACCGCCCTGCGGATGGCTCTGAGGTCATGTATGATGCAGTCTCCATCATGAATGCTGACATCCTTAACTACTGCCAGAAGGAGTCCTGGTGCAAACTCGCCTTCTACCTGCTCTCCTTCTTCTATTACCTGTACAG TATGGTTTATACGTTGGTGAGTTTCTAA